One segment of Methanolinea sp. DNA contains the following:
- a CDS encoding DUF1015 family protein codes for MVEIFRFAAVRPGRVHAPRVAAVPYDVVTREEAAEIIRENPSSFLRVSRADAELADVPPYDGKVYERARENFRRLIAEGIFSRDDTPGMYLYRVTGNGNDFLGLCCTVSTRDYEENTIRRHELTRVEKEEDRTRHIDTVNAHTGPVVLLYVDGAGISRRLRDLWERTGRVDTEVPAPDGTVHRIVRVTDGGELAALEEAFRAVPRLYIADGHHRAKSAVNVAEKRRAEGRLTPEATRFLGVLFPHDGVKIHGYSRLVTDLGGMDDKEFLGRLGERFAVRPCEVVDPRAFHVVPRAGDPERFHVFHVFLGGKWYECSRPRGQGTDAIGSLDVTVLQQEVLGPILGISDPRTDPRLQYLGGARPLRDLMEMVTGGRFALAIAMQPVRVETVIAIADAGGIMPPKSTWFEPKLLSGLLVHAID; via the coding sequence ATGGTCGAGATCTTTCGTTTCGCGGCGGTGCGCCCCGGGAGGGTTCACGCTCCACGCGTCGCCGCGGTCCCCTACGACGTGGTGACGAGGGAGGAGGCGGCAGAAATCATCAGGGAGAACCCCTCCAGCTTCCTCCGGGTGAGCAGGGCGGACGCCGAGCTCGCGGACGTTCCCCCCTACGACGGGAAGGTGTACGAGCGTGCCCGTGAGAACTTCCGGAGGCTCATCGCGGAGGGCATCTTCTCCCGCGACGATACTCCCGGCATGTACCTCTACAGGGTGACGGGGAACGGCAACGACTTCCTCGGGCTCTGCTGCACCGTCTCGACGCGGGACTACGAGGAGAATACCATCCGGCGGCACGAGCTCACGCGTGTGGAGAAGGAGGAGGACCGGACGAGGCACATCGACACGGTGAACGCCCACACGGGCCCCGTCGTCCTCCTCTACGTGGACGGCGCGGGCATATCCCGGCGTCTCCGCGACCTCTGGGAGAGGACCGGCAGGGTGGACACTGAGGTCCCCGCTCCCGACGGGACGGTCCACAGAATCGTGCGCGTGACGGACGGGGGGGAACTTGCCGCGCTCGAGGAGGCCTTCAGGGCAGTCCCGCGGCTCTACATCGCCGACGGCCACCACAGGGCGAAGTCTGCCGTTAACGTGGCAGAAAAGAGGAGGGCAGAGGGGAGGCTCACCCCCGAGGCGACGCGTTTTCTCGGGGTCCTCTTCCCCCACGATGGCGTGAAGATCCACGGGTACAGCAGGCTCGTCACTGACCTCGGCGGGATGGATGATAAGGAGTTCCTCGGGAGGCTCGGGGAGAGGTTCGCGGTCAGGCCGTGCGAGGTGGTGGATCCCCGGGCATTCCACGTCGTGCCACGAGCCGGGGACCCGGAGCGGTTCCACGTCTTCCACGTCTTCCTCGGCGGGAAGTGGTACGAGTGTTCCCGGCCCCGCGGGCAGGGAACCGACGCGATCGGGTCGCTCGATGTCACCGTCCTCCAGCAGGAGGTCCTCGGGCCGATCCTCGGGATCTCGGATCCCCGCACGGACCCGCGGCTCCAGTACCTCGGCGGGGCGCGCCCGCTGCGTGACCTCATGGAGATGGTGACGGGCGGCAGGTTCGCCCTCGCCATCGCGATGCAGCCCGTGCGCGTGGAGACCGTCATCGCGATCGCGGACGCGGGCGGGATTATGCCCCCGAAGTCGACGTGGTTTGAACCAAAGCTCCTCTCAGGGCTCCTCGTCCACGCGATCGACTAA